A genomic stretch from Arachis stenosperma cultivar V10309 chromosome 3, arast.V10309.gnm1.PFL2, whole genome shotgun sequence includes:
- the LOC130966376 gene encoding uncharacterized protein LOC130966376, whose protein sequence is MANPRGECKAITLRSRKVVEEATPNQENHEEEAAENPENNKKEEAPSPSSPKPILKPYVPKAPYPQRLRKDGKDGQFSRFLEIYKNLQINIPFAEALEQMPLYAKFLKELTTRKRNWGEKETIVLTEECSAIIQKKLPQKIKDPGSFRISCIIGDITIEKSLCDLGSSINLMSLNMMRRMRIEEAKLTRMALQLADRIFKFPHGVVEDLLVKVGEFIFPSDFVVLDMEEEAKTSIILERPFLATAGAIIVVQKGELVLRLHEEKMVFNVFKAISYPKESIGACMMVDTIEQIVQGVLEEEQCEGTMELEQQALHKEPPQRTMESSIMTNHKDNNR, encoded by the coding sequence ATGGCCAACCCAAGAGgggagtgcaaggccatcacacTTAGAAGTAGAAAAGTGGTAGAAGAGGCCACCCCAAACCAGGAGAACCACGAAGAAGAAGCTGCAGAAAATCCTGAAAACAATAAGAAAGAAGAGGCCCCTAGCCCATCTTCACCAAAGCCAATCTTGAAGCCTTATGTGCCAAAGGCACCATACCCACAAAGGCTAAGGAAGGATGGGAAGGATGGCCAATTTTCCAGATTCTTAGAAATCTACAAAAATCTCCAAATCAACATACCATTTGCTGAAGCACTGGAGCAAATGCCCCTCTACGCAAAGTTCTTGAAGGAGCTCAcgacaagaaaaagaaactggGGAGAAAAGGAGACTATAGTCCTAACTGaggagtgtagtgccatcatacAAAAGAAACTCCCCCAGAAAATaaaagacccagggagtttcCGAATctcctgcatcataggggataTCACTATTGAAAAGTCCTTATGTGACTTGGGGTCTAGCATCAATCTCATGTCCTTAAACATGATGAGAAGGATGAGAATTGAGGAAGCCAAGCTAACAAGAATGGCACTCCAACTAGCTGACAGAATATTTAAATTTCCACATGGAGTAGTGGAAGATTTATTGGTGAAAGTGGGAGAATTCATCTTCCCATCTGATTTTGTTGTGCTGGATATGGAAGAAGAGGCAAAGACTTCAATTATCCTAGAAAGGCCATTTCTAgctactgctggagccatcatTGTTGTGCAAAAAGGGGAACTAGTCTTGAGATTACATGAGGAGAAGATGGTCTTCAATGTCTTCAAGGCAATAAGTTATCCCAAGGAATCAATAGGAGCATGCATGATGGTGGACACCATAGAACAGATAGTCCAAGGAGTTTTGGAAGAAGAGCAATGCGAAGGAACTATGGAATTGGAGCAACAAGCACTACATAAAGAACCACCACAAAGGACCATGGAAAGTTCAATCATGACAAACCACAAAGACAACAATAGATAA